GTCCTCGCTCATCATCGCCACCGAGCGCTTCGTCGACGCCGTGAAGCGCCTGGGACTCGACGGCGTCGTGTTCCGCGAAGTCCAGATGCGCTGACACCGCGTGTGCGCCGCGCGCTCGCCACCGTACACCTCCTGGACAGCCCGAGCCCGCTGCGCTCTGTTGCTTCCGCCATGACGCACGCCTTCCTCCGCCTGGCCCTGCTCGCCGCCGTGCTGGGGACACTCCCGCTCGGATGTCGCCACGCTCCCGAGAACCGGCCCACGCACGACGATGACCGGGACGGCGTCCTCAACGCCGACGACGCCTGTCCCGACGCTCGCGGCCCCGCCGACACGCGTGGCTGCCCGCCGAAGGACACGGACGGCGACGGCGTGGACGACTCCGCCGACGCGTGCCCTCGCCGCGCCGGCCCCACACACCGCGCGGGCTGCCCCGCACGCGACGTGGACGACGACAGCGTGGAGGACGCGAGCGATGACTGCCCGCGCGTGGCCGGCGTGCTGGAGCGCAAGGGCTGCCCCGTGCAGGACCTGGACCGGGACGGCGTGGAGGGCGCGGCCGACAAGTGTCCGGAAGAGGCCGGTCCTGCTGCCCGCGAGGGCTGCCCCGAGAAGGACGCCGACAGCGATGGCGTCCCGGACGCCGTCGATGCCTGTCCCCAGGAGGAGGGCTTCGCCTCCCTGCGCGGCTGCCCCGAGCGCGACCGGGACGGAGACTCCGTGGCCGACCACCGCGACAACTGCCCCCGCGAGCGAGGCATCCCCGACAACCAGGGCTGCGCGCCCCAGCCCCGGCAGCTCGTCATCATCCGCCACGACCGGCTGGAGCTGCTGGACCGCATCGCCTTCGACGTCGGCACCGCCACCCTCCAGAAGCGCTCGCTCCCGCTGCTCGACAACGTGGCCCGCGTGCTCCTCGCCCACCCCGAGCTCGACCGCGTCACCGTGGCGAGCCACACCGACAACCGCGGCGACCCGAACGCCAACCGCACCCTCACCCAGTCCCGCGCGGACGTCGTGCGCGAGTACCTGCTGGGGCAGGGCGTACCCCCGGAGCGCCTGGAGGCCCGGGGCTTCGGACCCGACCAGCCCATCGAGTCGAACGAGACCTCCCAGGGCCGCGAGGCCAACCGCCGCGTGGAGTTCCTCCTCCCGCCACCCCCCGGCACCCGGCCCCGGCGCCCGAGGGCCCCGGTCCGCTGAACAGCGCTCCGCCTCCGGCGGAGGTGCCCCCCTGCCTCCTCCCCGCACCCTGGAGTACGCTTCCCGTCCATGAGTGCTTCGAGCCCCCTCTTCGGTGATCTGCTGCTCAAGCTGGGAATCGTCACTCCCAGCCAGGTGCAGGAGGCCCTCGCCCTCCAGGCCCTCACCGGCCAGCGCGTGGGCGAGGCCCTCATCTCCCTGGGCTACGTCACGCGGGAGCAGATTCAGGACGCCCTGGGCGAGGCGCTCGGCCTGCACCAGGACAAGAGCCCCCTCCAGCCCGCGCTGGGGGAGCTGCTCGTGGGGCTGAAGTACGTGACGCTCGCGCAGCTCGAGGAGGCGCTCGCCCGCCAGCGCCGCGACGGCCGCAAGCTGGGCGAAATCCTCGTGGAGCTGGGCCACTGCACCTACAAGCAGATCTACGAGGGGCTCGGCCTGCAGAACCGCATCGCCGGCCGCCAGGAGGCCCCGCGCCCCTTCATCGACGGCCGCCGCCGGGTGGTGGTGGTGGACGACAGCCCGCTGGCCTGCGCCTTCGTGCAGGAGGGGCTCGTCGCCCTGGGCTACGAGGTCCTCTGCTACCAGGACCCGTTCGAGGCCCTGGAGGGCATGAGCCGCCTGCAGCCGGCCATCGTCCTCAGTGATTTGGAGATGCCCGGCCTGGACGGCGTGGAGCTGTGCCGCCGGCTGAAGGAGGGCCCCAGCCGCGGCGTGCCCGTCATCATCCTTACCGCGAACGACCGCGAGGCCGAGCGTGTGCGCGGCCTGCGCGCCGGCGCGGACGACTACGTCAACAAGTCCGCCTCCATGGACGAGCTGGCCGCGCGAATCGAGAGCGTGGTGCGGCGCACCGGCGAGACGGAGCGCATGCGCAAGCTGTTCGCGCGCTACACCTCCGACGCGGTGGTGGACGAAATCCTCAAGAGCGCGGACGCGGTGGTGCTCACCGGTGAGAAGCGCGAGGTGACGGTGCTGTTCGCCGACATCCGCAACTTCACCGGCCTGGCGGAGAGCCTGCCGCCAGAGCAGGTCGTCGGGGTGCTCAACTCCGTGCTCAGCCGGCTGTCGGACGCGGTGTTCACCTGCGGCGGCACGCTGGACAAGTTCCTCGGCGACGGGCTCATGGCCGTCTTCGGCGCGCCGGTGGCCCGCACGGACGACGCGCTGCGCGCGCTCCAGTGCGCGAAGATGATGATGGACGCCATGGCGGACCTGCGCATCGAAGCCGAGGCGGAGTGGGCCGCCAACGGGCGCGAGGGCCGGCCGCTGGTGCTGGAGCTGGGCATCGGCATCAACTCGGGCGTGGTCGTGGCCGGCAACATCGGCAGCACCGTGCGCGCCGAGTACACCTGCATCGGCGACGCGGTGAACGTCGCCGCGCGCCTGTGCGCCCTGGCCGGACCTGGGGAAATCCTGGTGGGCGAGCGCGCCCGCGAGCTGGTGAATGCCAACGAGACGGCCTTCGAGGACCTGCCGCCGGTGCGACTGAAGGGGAAACAGCAGCCGGTGCCGCTGTATCGCGCGCTATAAGGGCGCTCATGAGCACCCCCGCCGATGCCCAACCTCCGCCGTCCCGCCGCTCCCCCATCCTCTGGGTGGCGCTGGTGTTCGCGCTCGGCCTCCTGGTGGCAATCCTCGTGGGGGCGATGACGCGCTCGAAGGCCATCCACTCGGAGCGCATCCACCAGGACCTGGCGGTGCTCCAGGACGCGCTGGAGCGCTACCGCGCGGACGGCGGGCAGCTCCCCGAGGAGGCGGACCTGGAGGAGTTGCTGGTGCCGAAGTACCTGTCCTCGGTGCCGCTGGACCCGTGGGGCCGGCACTACCGCTACACCAGCAACGGCCAGCAGTTCTTCCTGGCGACCTTCGGGAAGAGCGACGACCGCGGCGGCAATGGCGAGGAGCAGGACCACACCAACACGGACGGACACCCCCAGCCGCCGGTGCGGTGACTCGCACGCGCCGCGAGCGGGCAGGCGGCTCACGAGTGCCAGGCCCGTGAGCAGGCCAGCGTGAAGGAGGGGCCCGCCGCCTGGTGGCGCCATGCCCATCTGTTCCCTCACGGGGTGAAGTGCAAACCCCGCTGAAGGAGGGCGGCCATGGCCATCGTCTGCGCAACGAACCTCTCCCCGGAGTCGCAGGACGCAGCGAACGTGGCGGCGGCGCTGGCGGGGCGGCTGGGTGAGCCCCTGCTGCTGCTCGGTGTCATGGATGGAGAGGCCCCCCTCGACGAGGGGCCGGATGCCCGCACCGCCTTCCAGAAGCGCCTGGATGCCGAGAGCACGCGGCTGGGCGGGCCCTCGGGGAGCGCGCGCTCCCGTCTGCTCACGAGCGCCTCGGCGGAGGAGGTGCTGAGCGACGAGGAGTGCCGGCGCGCACGCTGGGTGGTGGTGGCGGCGCAGGGGTGGCGCACCTCGTCCTGGCGGCGCGCCTCCGTGCCCGAGCGGCTGGCGCGGCACGCCTGCGCCCCGGTGCTGTCCGTGCGCCGCGAGTCGGCGCTGCTGGACTGGGCCCGGGGCCGCAGGCGGCTCCAGGTCCTGGCGGCGGTGGACCCGTGCTCGTCCACCTCCGAGTCCGCGGTGACGTTCCTGCGCGAGCTGCGCCGGGTGGGCCCGTGCGACGTGCTGGCCACCTACGTGTGCTCGCCGCTGGAGGAGCGCGAGCGGCTGGGCATCCACACGCCCGTGCACGTGGAGGTGCTGGATCCGTCCGTGCGCAGCATGGAGGCGCTGGACCCGGCGGTGGAGCGCGTGCTGCACCGGGAGCTGCACGGGCTGGTGGGGACGCTGGAGGGAGAGGGTGGCGTGGAGGTGGTGCTGGAGCCGGGCTATGGGCGGCCCGCGGACCACCTGCTGCACGTGGCGCACGGGCGCGGCGTGGACCTGGTGGTGGTGGGCATGCATCCCCGAGGCACGGTGAGCCGGCTGTGGCACGGCTCGGTGTCGGCGGGCGTGCTGCGGCGCGCGGAGCAGGCCGTGGCGTGCGTGCCCTCCAGCGTGCGGGAGCCGCGCAGGGCCACGCCTCCGCGCAGCGTGCTGGTGCCGGTGGACTTCTCCGAGGCCAGCACGCGCGCCATCTCCCAGGCGCGCACGCTGGTGGGGCCCGGCGGCCGCGTCCACCTGCTGCACGTGCACCGGCGGCGGGTGGGCGACGTGGGCTTCCAGGACCACTACGGCGTGCTGCCCGAGCCTCCGCGCGACAAGGTGCAGGTGCTGCAGCGGCTGTGGGGCCTCGTGCCTCGCGACGAGGGCGCGCAGGCGCTGCGCTGGAGCGTGGAGGGCGTCACCGGCGACGACGTGACGCAGGCCATCTGCCAGGCCACCGAGCGCGAAGGGGTGGACCTGGTGTGCGTGGCCACCTCGCACGGGCCCTCGCGCGAGCCGGATGCCCTCAAGGGCGCGGTGGCGCGCGAGCTGGTGGCGCGCTGCCGCCGGCCCGTCATGGTGGTGCCCACCGCGTAGAGGGAAGACGGGCGCCATCCAAGGTGGGCGCACCTGGGCCCACGTGAAAGGGCTTTCAGGTGGGTCTCCTGCTGATGGCCCGATAGGACAATGGGCCGTTGAAAGAGTGACCCGGTAGGGCGGTAGACTCCTGCAGCCACGATTTTCCAGACAGCAGGGGGTCATCCGGTGACACCGCGCGGTTATCGTGAAGAGGAACTGGTCAGCAATCGCTCGTCGCTGCTCATCCATGGCGGCACGGAGGAGGAACGC
This DNA window, taken from Pyxidicoccus xibeiensis, encodes the following:
- a CDS encoding type II secretion system protein GspG, translating into MSTPADAQPPPSRRSPILWVALVFALGLLVAILVGAMTRSKAIHSERIHQDLAVLQDALERYRADGGQLPEEADLEELLVPKYLSSVPLDPWGRHYRYTSNGQQFFLATFGKSDDRGGNGEEQDHTNTDGHPQPPVR
- a CDS encoding adenylate/guanylate cyclase domain-containing protein, yielding MSASSPLFGDLLLKLGIVTPSQVQEALALQALTGQRVGEALISLGYVTREQIQDALGEALGLHQDKSPLQPALGELLVGLKYVTLAQLEEALARQRRDGRKLGEILVELGHCTYKQIYEGLGLQNRIAGRQEAPRPFIDGRRRVVVVDDSPLACAFVQEGLVALGYEVLCYQDPFEALEGMSRLQPAIVLSDLEMPGLDGVELCRRLKEGPSRGVPVIILTANDREAERVRGLRAGADDYVNKSASMDELAARIESVVRRTGETERMRKLFARYTSDAVVDEILKSADAVVLTGEKREVTVLFADIRNFTGLAESLPPEQVVGVLNSVLSRLSDAVFTCGGTLDKFLGDGLMAVFGAPVARTDDALRALQCAKMMMDAMADLRIEAEAEWAANGREGRPLVLELGIGINSGVVVAGNIGSTVRAEYTCIGDAVNVAARLCALAGPGEILVGERARELVNANETAFEDLPPVRLKGKQQPVPLYRAL
- a CDS encoding OmpA family protein, which gives rise to MTHAFLRLALLAAVLGTLPLGCRHAPENRPTHDDDRDGVLNADDACPDARGPADTRGCPPKDTDGDGVDDSADACPRRAGPTHRAGCPARDVDDDSVEDASDDCPRVAGVLERKGCPVQDLDRDGVEGAADKCPEEAGPAAREGCPEKDADSDGVPDAVDACPQEEGFASLRGCPERDRDGDSVADHRDNCPRERGIPDNQGCAPQPRQLVIIRHDRLELLDRIAFDVGTATLQKRSLPLLDNVARVLLAHPELDRVTVASHTDNRGDPNANRTLTQSRADVVREYLLGQGVPPERLEARGFGPDQPIESNETSQGREANRRVEFLLPPPPGTRPRRPRAPVR
- a CDS encoding universal stress protein, with protein sequence MAIVCATNLSPESQDAANVAAALAGRLGEPLLLLGVMDGEAPLDEGPDARTAFQKRLDAESTRLGGPSGSARSRLLTSASAEEVLSDEECRRARWVVVAAQGWRTSSWRRASVPERLARHACAPVLSVRRESALLDWARGRRRLQVLAAVDPCSSTSESAVTFLRELRRVGPCDVLATYVCSPLEERERLGIHTPVHVEVLDPSVRSMEALDPAVERVLHRELHGLVGTLEGEGGVEVVLEPGYGRPADHLLHVAHGRGVDLVVVGMHPRGTVSRLWHGSVSAGVLRRAEQAVACVPSSVREPRRATPPRSVLVPVDFSEASTRAISQARTLVGPGGRVHLLHVHRRRVGDVGFQDHYGVLPEPPRDKVQVLQRLWGLVPRDEGAQALRWSVEGVTGDDVTQAICQATEREGVDLVCVATSHGPSREPDALKGAVARELVARCRRPVMVVPTA